The following coding sequences are from one Triplophysa dalaica isolate WHDGS20190420 chromosome 12, ASM1584641v1, whole genome shotgun sequence window:
- the sv2a gene encoding LOW QUALITY PROTEIN: synaptic vesicle glycoprotein 2A (The sequence of the model RefSeq protein was modified relative to this genomic sequence to represent the inferred CDS: inserted 1 base in 1 codon), with protein MDEGYRDRTAFIKGAKDIAKEVKRHAGKKVGRHVXKVADEYTKRSYARFEEDDDDDDFPVQAQDGSYYRSNSRANDDEGAHSDSTEGHDEDDEIYEGEYQGIPRNDSVEKGDRDVEGMAQSQFRDKSQYEGERRKDQEELAQQYETILQECGHGRFQWTLYFVLGLALMADGVEIFVVGFVLPSAEKDMCLSEPNKGMLGLIVYLGMMVGAFVWGGLADRIGRKQTLLISLSINSVFAFFSSFVQGYSSFLFCRLLSGVGIGGSIPIVFSYYSEFLAQEKRGEHLSWLCMFWMFGGIYAAAMAWAIIPHYGWSFQMGSAYQFHSWRVFVLVCAFPSVAAIAALTTMPESPRFYLENGKHDEGWMILKQVHDTNMRAKGHPERVFSVTNIKTVKQMDELVDMGGEGTAWHMRWRIKLTNLFHQVWSNFLTVFNPEYRRITYMMMAVWFSMSFSYYGLTVWFPDMIKYLQKQEYSSRTKVFIKEKVEHVTFNFTLENQIHRNGEYFNNKFLNLKMKSMVFEDSLFEECYFEDITSSNTFFRNCTFISTLFYNTDLFKYRLINSKLINSTFLHNKEGCMLDFSDDNNAYMIYFVSFLGTLAVLPGNIVSALLMDKLGRLRMLAGSSVISCISCFFLSFGNSESAMIALLCLFGGISIASWNALDVLTVELYPSDKRTTAFGFLNALCKLAAVLGISIFQSFVGITKAVPILFASGALAVGSFLALKLPETRGQVLQ; from the exons ATGGATGAGGGATACAGAGACCGCACCGCCTTCATTAAAGGCGCTAAGGACATTGCCAAAGAAGTCAAAAGGCACGCAGGTAAAAAAGTGGGTCGCCACG ACAAAGTGGCCGACGAGTACACCAAGCGTTCTTATGCTCGCTTCGAAGAGGACGACGACGACGATGACTTCCCCGTTCAGGCCCAGGATGGCAGCTATTACCGTAGCAACAGCAGGGCCAATGACGACGAAGGTGCTCACAGCGACTCTACAGAAGGCCACGATGAAGATGATGAGATCTACGAGGGCGAGTACCAGGGCATCCCTAGAAACGACTCTGTGGAAAAGGGCGACAGAGATGTGGAAGGCATGGCACAGTCGCAGTTCCGGGACAAGTCGCAGTACGAGGGTGAAAGGAGGAAGGATCAAGAGGAGTTGGCCCAGCAGTACGAGACTATCCTTCAGGAGTGCGGTCATGGTCGTTTCCAGTGGACCCTCTACTTTGTGCTGGGTCTGGCGCTCATGGCCGATGGCGTGGAGATCTTCGTGGTGGGCTTTGTACTGCCCAGTGCTGAGAAAGACATGTGTTTGTCTGAGCCCAACAAAGGAATGCTGG gtcttATCGTGTATCTGGGTATGATGGTGGGTGCCTTTGTGTGGGGAGGTCTGGCTGACAGAATCGGACGCAAACAGACTCTTcttatctctctctccatcaaCAGCGTCTTTGCCTTTTTCTCCTCCTTTGTTCAAGGATACAGTTCCTTCCTGTTCTGTCGTTTGCTTTCGGGCGTAGG AATTGGAGGTTCTATTCCTATCGTGTTCTCGTATTATTCTGAGTTTCTGGCTCAGGAGAAGCGTGGCGAGCATTTGAGCTGGCTCTGCATGTTCTGGATGTTTGGAGGCATCTATGCTGCTGCCATGGCCTGGGCCATCATCCCTCACTATG GCTGGAGCTTTCAGATGGGATCCGCCTACCAGTTTCACAGCTGGCGAGTGTTTGTGCTGGTGTGTGCTTTTCCATCTGTCGCCGCTATCGCTGCCCTGACCACTATGCCAGAGAGCCCACGCTTTTACCTGGAG AATGGGAAACATGATGAAGGATGGATGATTCTGAAGCAGGTCCACGATACAAACATGAGGGCTAAAGGACACCCAGAGAGAGTTTTCTCC GTCACCAACATTAAGACGGTGAAGCAGATGGACGAGTTGGTCGATATGGGCGGTGAGGGCACCGCATGGCATATGCGATGGAGGATCAAGCTGACCAATCTCTTCCATCAG GTGTGGAGCAACTTCCTGACAGTCTTTAATCCAGAATACAGGAGGATCACCTACATGATGATGGCTGTGTGGTTTTCCATGTCCTTCAG TTACTACGGCTTGACTGTTTGGTTCCCTGACATGATCAAGTATCTGCAGAAACAAGAGTACTCCTCACGCACAAAAGTCTTCATCAAAGAGAAAGTGGAGCATGTGACATTTAACTTCACCCTAGAGAACCAGATCCACCGGAATGGAGAGTACTTCAACAACAA GTTTTTGAATCTGAAGATGAAGTCTATGGTATTTGAAGATTCCCTGTTTGAGGAATGCTACTTTGAGGACATCACATCAAGCAACACCTTCTTCAGGAACTGCACCTTCATCTCCACCCTGTTCTACAACACCG ACCTTTTTAAGTACAGACTCATCAACAGCAAACTCATCAACAGCACCTTCCTGCATAACAAAGAGGGCTGCATGCTGGACTTCAGCGACGATAACAACGCCTACATGATATACTTCGTTAGCTTCCTCGGCACGCTCGCTGTCCTACCAGGAAACATCGTGTCCGCTTTGCTTATGGATAAGCTCGGTCGTCTAAGGATGTTGG CGGGTTCCAGTGTGATATCCTGCATCAGCTGCTTCTTCCTGTCGTTTGGAAACAGCGAGTCGGCTATGATCGCATTGCTTTGTCTCTTCGGTGGCATCAGTATTGCATCGTGGAACGCTTTGGATGTGCTCACGGTGGAGCTGTATCCCTCTGACAAGAG GACAACAGCCTTTGGGTTCTTGAATGCCCTTTGTAAGTTAGCTGCAGTTCTGGGCATCAGCATCTTTCAATCGTTTGTGGGCATCACTAAAGCGGTGCCCATCCTCTTCGCTTCGGGTGCTTTGGCCGTCGGAAGCTTCTTGGCTCTCAAGCTTCCTGAAACTCGTGGTCAGGTGCTCCAATAG